The Streptomyces sp. NBC_01142 genomic interval ACATCGAGATGAACCCCGCAACCGCAACCGCAACCGACACCCTCGAGGCCCCTGTCGCCGACGCGCCTCACCAGAAGGGCAAGAAGAAGAACAAGGCCAAGCGGCGCGCGGCCAAGGCCCTGGCGTGGTTCGCCCTGGTCTTCACCGCGCTCCTGGTCCTGGCAGAGCCGTGGCTGCTGATCCCGGTCGCCACCCTGATCGTGGCGGTCTCCCTCTGGGACTGAGGTGGCCGAGCCTCTCTTCGCCGCCGGGCGATACTCCTCAGTCCCTCTCTCCAAGCCGCGCCGAGAGCTCACGCCGAGCTTCCTGAACACCTGCGGTGGGGGCCCGGGATGTGACGCGCCCCTGGCGCGGTGCCTGCGGTGGGCCCCCGGGGACTCAGTCCGCGCGGCCCGTCGCCGCCACCGTCACGCCGAGGCCGATCATCGCGCAGCCGCCTGCCCCGCCCACCATCGACAGCCGGCGCTCCGAGCGGGCGAACCAGGTGCGGGCGGCCGCCGCGCCCAGCCCCCACAGGGTGTCCGTGACCATGCCGATGCAGATCGGGACCAGGCCCAACACCAGCATCTGGGCGGGCAGACGGCCCGCCGAGTGGTCCACGAACTGCGGCAGCACCGCGGCGAAGAAGACAATCCCCTTCGGGTTGGTGACGCCCACCAGGACGCCGTCCACGACGGTACGGAGATCGCCGCGCGGCCGGCCCGAAGGAGCCGCCATGTCCGAGACCTTCATGTCCTTCCGGTGCCGGAACGCCTGCACCCCCAGATGGACCAGATAGGCCGCACCCGCCAGCTTCACCGCCAGGAACACCGCCGCCGACCGTTCCACCAGCGTGCCCACGCCCAGGGCGACGGCCACCACCAAGACGTACGAGCCGAGGAGATTGCCGAACGCCGTCGCCAGTGCCGTACGGCGACCGTGGGCGAGGGCCCGGCCGATCACGAAGAGCACGCTCGGCCCCGGGATCACGATCACCAGCAGGGATATGGCCGCGAAGGCGAGCAGACGGTCGGTCGACACCATGTCCAGAACTCCCAGCTCGTCCACCCCGGTCGTGACACTCCTCCGGTCGTGCCATTCAACCAGCCGCGCGAATCAGGCGGCAGCGGGTTATGGCAGCAGGCCCGCGCCGCGCCGCCGGCCCACCGAACGTGATCGGCATCCCGGTCGCACGGCGCAGCCGCAGCAGTGCCGCCCGCATCTCCACCCCTTCACCGGGTCCGGGTCACGCGATTGTCCTCCTGCCGCGAGCACACCAGCCCCGTACGGGGGTAGTGAGATCTGGGTCGCTGATTACACGATGTCAGTGACAGGTCCGCAATGAGGAGGACATATGACGTCAGGCAGTGCGACGGAGAGGTTCCGGGCCGCCCGGGACTTCCTGCTGCAGCACCGGGAGGACTACGCGACGGCGTACGAGGGCTTCGCCTGGCCGCGGTTCGAGCGCTTCAACTGGGCGCTGGACTGGTTCGACGTCATCGCCGAGGGCAACGACAGCACCGCGCTGCACATCATCGAGGAGGACGGCCCGCGCTCCCGCTTCTCCTTCGCGGAGATGTCGGCGCGCTCCAGTCGGGCCGCCAACTGGCTGCGCGCTCAGGGCGTGGGCGCGGGCGACCGCATCCTGGTGATGCTCGGCAACCAGGTCGAGCTGTGGGAGACCGCGCTCGCCGCGATGAAGCTGCGGGCCGTGATGATCCCCGCGACCCCGCTGCTCGGGCCGGCCGACCTGCGCGACCGGATCGAGCGGGGCCCACGTGCGGCATGTCGTCGCGCGCGCCGAGGACGTTCCGAAGTTCGACGAGGTGCCCGGCGACTACACCCGGATCGTCGTCGAGGGTGGCCGTGCGGGCGTCGTCGAGGATGTCGGCGAGGGTGGAGGTATGGCCGGCAGTGAGGGCTGGCTGTCGTACGACGGCGTGTACGACAGCCCCGAGAGCTTCGAGCCCGACGGGATCACACGCGCCGACGACCCGCTGATGCTCTACTTCACCTCCGGTACGACCGCCCGGCCCAAACTGGTCGAGCACACCCATCTCTCCTACCCCGTCGGCCACTTGGCCACGATGTACTGGATCGGGCTGAAGCCGGGCGATGTGCATCTGAACATCTCGTCACCCGGCTGGGCCAAGCACGCCTGGTCCAATCTCTTCGCACCCTGGAACGCAGAGGCCACCGTCTTCATCCACAACTACACGCGCTTCGACGCGGGCCGGCTGATGGCGGAGATGGACCGCGAGGGCGTGACCAGCTTCTGCGCCCCGCCCACCGTGTGGCGGATGCTGATCCAGGCGGACCTCAGCCGGCTGCGTACGCCCCCGCGCGAGGTGGTCGCGGCCGGAGAGCCGCTCAACCCGGAGGTCATCGAGACCGTGCGGCGCGAATGGGGAGTGACCATCCGGGACGGGTTCGGGCAGACGGAGACGGCGGTGCAGGTGGCCAACAGCCCGGGACAGCTGCTCAAGGCCGGGTCGATGGGCCGGCCGTGCCCCGGCTACAAGGTGGAGCTGCTCGATCCGGTGACGGGTGAGCCGGGCGCGGCCGAGGGCGAGATCTCGCTCGACCTGTCCAACGAACCGGTCGGCCTGATGACCGGCTACCACGGCGACCCGGAGCGTACGGCCGAGGCGATGGCGAACGGCTACTACCGCACGGGCGACATCGGCGCGCGCGACGCCGACGGGTACATCACCTACGTCGGGCGTTCCGACGATGTCTTCAAGGCCTCCGACTACAAGATCTCGCCGTTCGAGCTGGAGAGCGCGCTGCTGGAACACGAGGCGGTGGCGGAGGCGGCGGTCGTGCCCGCACCGGACCCGCTGCGGCTCGCCGTACCGAAGGCGTACATCGTGCTGGCGGAGGGCTGGGAGCCCGGCCCGGACACGGCGAAGCTGCTCTTCGCTCACTCGCGCGCCGTCCTGGCTCCGTACAAGCGCATCCGCCGCCTGGAGTTCGCGGAGCTGCCGAAGACCGTGTCGGGGAAGATCCGCCGGATCGAGCTGCGCGAGCGTACGGCCGAGGGTTCGACCGCCGAGTACACCGAGGGAGACCTGCGATGACACTGTCGTACGCCCACGGAACGGGCGCGACCGCGCTGCTCGGCGACACGATCGGCCGCAACCTGGACCGGGCGATCGCGGCGTACCCCGATCGCGAGGCGCTGGTCGACGTGCCCGCGGGAACCCGCTGGACCTACGCCCGGTTCGGTGCGGCGGTGGACCGGTTGGCGCGTGCGTTCCTCGCCGGTGGAGTCGCCAAGGGGGACCGCGTCGGAATCTGGGCGGTCAACTGCGCGGAGTGGGTGCTGGTGCAGTACGCCACGGCCCGGATCGGCGCGATCATGGTGAACATCAACCCCGCATACCGTGCCCATGAGCTTCAGTACGTACTGAACCAGGCCGGGATCTCGCTGCTGGTCGCCTCGCAGCGCCACAAGACGAGCGACTACCGGGCGCTGGTGGAACAGGTCCGGGGCGACTGCCCCGGCCTGAGGGCCGTCCACTACATCCAGGACGCCTCCTGGGACACACTCCTGGACGCGGCCGCGACCGTCTCCGACGAGCAACTGGCCGCCCGCGAGGCGGAGTTGTCCTGCGACGACCCCGTCAATATCCAGTACACCTCGGGCACCACCGGCTTCCCCAAGGGCGCCACGCTCTCCCACCACAACATTCTCAACAACGGGTACTTCGTGGGGGAGATGATCGCCTACACGGAGCAGGACCGGATCTGTCTGCCCGTTCCCTTCTACCACTGCTTCGGCATGGTGATGGGCAACCTCGCCGCCACCTCGCACGGCGCGTGCATCGTGATCCCCGCGCCCTCCTTCGACCCGGTGGCCACTCTGCAGGCCGTCCAGCAGGAGCGCTGCACCTCGCTCTACGGTGTCCCGACGATGTTCATCGCGGAGCTGAACCTCGCCGACTTCGCGACGTACGACCTGGCCTCGCTGCGCACCGGGATCATGGCGGGCTCGCCCTGCCCGGTCGAGGTGATGAAGCGGGTGGTCGCCGAGATGCACATGGAGGAGGTCTCCATCTGTTACGGCATGACCGAGACCTCGCCCGTGTCCACCCAGACCCGCCGCGAGGACGACCTGGAACGCCGCACCGGCACGGTCGGCCGCGTGCTGCCGCACATCGAGGTCAAGGTGGTCGACCCGGCGACGGGGGTGACCGTGGAGCGCGGTGCGGTGGGTGAGCTGTGCACCCGTGGCTACAGCGTGATGCTCGGCTACTGGGACGAGCCGGAGAAGACCGCTGAGGCGGTCGACGCCGGCCGCTGGATGCACACCGGCGACCTCGCGGTGGTGCGGGAGGACGGTTACGTCCAGATCGTCGGCCGGATCAAGGACATGATCATCAGGGGCGGCGAGAACGTCTATCCGCGCGAGATCGAGGAGTTCCTGTACGGGCACCCGAAGATCGCGGACGTACAGGTGGTCGGTGTACCGGACGAGCGCTACGGCGAGGAGATCCTGGCGTGCGTCATCCCGCGCGACCCGTCCGACCCGCCGACCCTCGAGGAGATCTCCGCGTACTGCCGCGAACAGCTCGCGCACTACAAGGTCCCGCGCAGGCTGGAGATCCTGGGCGACTTCCCGATGACGGTGAGCGGGAAGGTCCGCAAGATCGAACTGCGCGAACGGTACGCCGGGTCCGCACCCGTTGCCAGTGACTGACGTCGTACTTTGCCCGCCGGAAGCCATGCCCTGTGCGGGACCGCCGACGAGGCGCGGGGCAGGCTTCAGGCCCCCGTCGTGATGAGCTCGTCCGCGGGGGCGTTGACCGGCTGCGGGCTGCCTGTCAGATCCATGATGAAGAGCGGGATGCCGAGGGCGTCCGCACGGGCGCGGGCATCGTTCGCGTACCCGGCGAGGGAGAAGAAGACGCTCGCCGCCGAGGTGCTCAGCCCGTTCAGCCACAGGCACTCGACATCGCGCAGCGTGGCGGGCCGGGTGGACGGGTCGACCTGGGCGACCAGGCCGGGGCCGCGCAGGTCTATGCCGGAGGACGGGCGGACCTCCGGCCGGATTATGTCCCGGAAGCCCAGCCACTGGAGATAGAGCGCCGCGGCGGTCACCGCGTCGCGTGCGGTGCGGATCGTGACCGGTCGGAACGAGGGGCGCGGCGCGGTCGCCGTGCGTGGCGGCGGGATGTGCGCCGGGCGTCCCGCCGAGGCGGACTGCGAACCCGGCGGCGAGTGCGGCGAGTGCGGGGACTGCGAGGACTGCGGCGACGGGGAGGACTGAGGCTGCGGTGCCTGCGAGGGCCGGGTGGAGGCCGAGCCCGGCGTGGCAGGGACGGGGGAGCTCACCGGGCGGACCGGGATACGCAGCACCGTGCCGCAGGGGCAGCCGAGCTCCGGCTGCGGCCACTGGTCCTGGCGCCCGCACGCCTGGCAGCGGACCGTCACCCAGTCGTCCGTCCAGGTGCGGTGCGTAATCGGCTCCGGAGGAGCGGCGCGCAGCAGCGGTGGGGCGAGCGGGGCACCGCACGCGCAGGGATAGACCGACGGCGCGTACAGGTGGTCGCGGCGACAGGACGGGCAGTGCACCAGCACGGTCTCGGTCAACGCGTTCCCCCCTTTCCCCTTGTGCTGAGCCCCATCGTCCACCAAGAGCGAGGCCTTGGGGAGGGACTTCGGTCATCCCTTGACGGCGCACTGCGGGCGTCCTACATTGCTTCCGTATAGCAGAACTATTCTTCCGCATTACGGAATCGAGCTCTGAGGGGCGCGAGGAGCCAGAATCCGCCAGGCCGAAGCAGGAGCACCCATGCCTCGTATGACCGCTGCCCGAGCGGCAGTTGAGATCCTCAAGCGCGAAGGCGTCACCAACGCGTTCGGCGTGCCCGGCGCGGCGATCAACCCCTTCTACAAAGCCCTCCAGGAAGGCGGCGGCATCGACCACACGCTCGCCCGCCATGTCGAGGGCGCCTCCCATATGGCGGAGGGCTACACCCGCGCCAACCCCGGCAACATCGGTGTCTGCATCGGTACGTCGGGTCCGGCCGGCACCGACATGATCACCGGCCTCTACTCCGCCATCGGCGACTCGATCCCGATCCTGTGCATCACCGGCCAGGCGCCGACCGCGGTGATCCACAAGGAGGACTTCCAGGCCGTCGACATCGCCTCGATCGCCAAGCCGGTCACCAAGGCCGCGACCACCGTCCTGGAGGCCGCACAGGTCCCCGGCGTCTTCCAGCAGGCCTTCCACCTGATGCGCTCGGGCCGTCCCGGACCGGTCCTCATCGACCTGCCGATCGACGTCCAGCTGACCGAGATCGAGTTCGACCCGGAGACGTACGCGCCCCTGCCGGTCTACAAGCCCGCGGCCACCCGCGCCCAGGTCGAGAAGGCCGTCAAGCTCCTCAACGCGTCCGAGCGCCCGCTGATCGTCGCCGGTGGCGGCATCATCAACGCCGACGCCGCCGGCCTGCTGGTCGAGTTCGCCGAGCTGACCGGCACGCCCGTCATCCCCACCCTGATGGGCTGGGGCATCATCGCCGACGACCACGAGCTGAACGCCGGTATGGTCGGTCTGCAGACCTCGCACCGCTACGGCAACGCGACGTTCCTCGAGTCGGACTTCGTCCTCGGCATCGGCAACCGCTGGGCCAACCGCCACACCGGTGGCCTGGACGTCTACACCAAGGGCCGCACGTTCGTCCACGTCGACATCGAGCCCACCCAGATCGGCAAGATCTTCGCTCCGGACTACGGCATCGCCTCCGACGCCAAGGCCGCGCTGGAACTCTTCATCGAGGTGGCCAGGGAGCTCAAGGCCGCCGGGCAGCTGCCCGACCGTGGCGAGTGGGCCGCCTCCGCCCAGGAGCGCAAGGCCACGCTGCACCGCCGTACGCACTTCGACAACGTGCCGATGAAGCCGCAGCGCGTGTACGAGGAGATGAACAAGGCCTTCGGTCCGGAGACCCGGTACGTCACCACCATCGGCCTCTCCCAGATCGCCGGCGCGCAGATGCTGCACGTCTACAAGCCGCGCCACTGGATCAACTGCGGCCAGGCGGGCCCGCTCGGCTGGACCATCCCGGCCGCGCTGGGTGTCGCCACCGCCGACCCCGAGACCCCGGTCGTCGCGCTGTCGGGCGACTACGACTTCCAGTTCATGCTCGAAGAGCTGGCGGTCGGCGCGCAGCACCGGATCCCCTACATCCACGTCCTGGTGAACAACGCGTACCTGGGCCTGATCCGCCAGGCGCAGCGCAACCTCGACATCAACTTCCAGGTCAACCTGGAGTTCGAGAACATCAACTCCCCGGAGCTGGGCGTCTACGGCGTCGACCACGTCAAGGTCGTCGAGGGCCTGGGCTGCAAGGCGATCCGCGTCACCGAGCCGGACCAGCTGCTGCCGGCCTTCGAGGAGGCCAAGAAGCTCGCCGCCGAGTTCCGTGTCCCCGTGGTCGTCGAGGCGATCCTGGAGCGCGTCACCAACATCTCGATGGGTGTGCAGATCGACGGCGTGAACGAGTGGGAGGACCTGGCCACCGAGCCCGGCCACGCTCCTACGGCGATCAGGCCGATCACTGCCTGACGCTCCCGCAGAGGGGGAACGGCCCCTGTCCCGGACATGCTCCGGGGCAGGGGCCGTCGGTCGTTTGCGGGGCGTGCCGGGAATGCCGGAGGCGGGAGCCCGGCGGAACGGAGCCTGCCCGCACGCCCGTTGGTGCTCTTCACGGGTGCTCTTCACGGGGGGAGTGTGGGTGCGCCGTTGCCGTACGCGTCCTGCAGGGCGCTCGGGCGACGCAGGAACCGGCATCATCACATCCTGTGCCGTCCCCGCCGCAAGCGCGGTCTGCAGCGCGGTCTGCAGCGCGGTCTGCGGAGCCCGCCGGCTGGGCGGGCCGCGCGCGGGCACACGCAAAAGCGGGCACACGTGGCAGCGGGCATGCGAAAAGGGCGTGGAGTACGGGACCGTCCGTACTCCACGCCCTGGCTGTGACGTTGTTGCCGCCCGACGGCGCGAGGCTGGCGCGACAGGACATTCGCGTCGCCGGGCGGGGCATGGGGGAGGGGCTGGGACCGCAGCGGGGCAATTGCTCCCAGGATTCCCTTCCTTCAGGTCAGAAAGGAAACCCGGGGACCTTCACCACCGCACTGGCATCACCTGCCGCTGCGGTCCCCACGCGGTGCCGGCCGCATCGGCCGGCACCGTCATCCCGCTCCGCGCGACCACCCCTCATCCGGGTCTGCGGTGCGGACTCGGCGCACAGAAATCTGACCTTCCGTCATATTCCGGGCGCTGCCTGGTCGCTCAGTCCTCGCGCAGGGCGCGGACCGCTTCCTCGACGCGCTTGCCGTACTCGGCGTCGGCGGCGTGGAAGTGGGCGAGGTTCTTCTCGATCACGTCGTCGCGGGTGACCTGCGAGAGGCCACCGGCGATGTTGGCGATCAGACGGGACTTCTCCTCGTCGGACATCAGGCGGTAGAGCTCGCCCGCCTGGAAGAAGTCGTCGTCCTTGACGTGGGCCGGCGCGGCGTGGGTGCCGGTCCAGCCCTGGACGGCGAGCGGGGCGGCGAGTGCCGCGTCCGTCTGCGCCGGGCCCTGGTACGAGTTGGGCTCGTAGTTCTTGTCGTGGCGCGAGCCGTTGCGCAGCGCCATGGCGCCGTCGCGGCCGTAGTTCTCCGCCACCGTCGCCTTCGGGGCGTTCACCGGCAGGAGGGTGTGGTTGACGCCCAGGCGGTAGCGGTGCGCGTCGGCGTAGGCGAACAGCCGTCCCTGGAGCATCTTGTCCGGGGACGGGCCGATGCCGGGTACGAAGTTGTTGGGCGAGAAGGCAGCCTGCTCGACCTCGGCGAAGACGTTGTCCGGGTTACGGTCGAGGACCAGGCGGCCCACGCGCTGCAGCGGGTAGTCCGCGTGCGGCCACACCTTGGTGAGGTCGAACGGGTTGAAGCGGTAGTCGGCGGCCTCGGCGGCCGGCATGAGCTGGACGTACAGGGTCCAGGAGGGGTTCACACCGCGCTCGATGGCCTGCAGCAGGTCCGTCTGGTGCGAGTTGGCGTCCTGGCCGACCAGCTCGGCGGCCTGCTCGCCGCTCAGCGAGCGGACGCCCTGGTTCGTCTTGAAGTGGTACTTGACGAAGAAGGCCTCGCCCTGCGCGTTCGTCCACTGGTAGGTGTGCGAGCCGTAGCCGTTCATGTGGCGGTACGAGGCGGGGATGCCACGGTCGCCCATCAGCCAGGTGACCTGGTGCGTCGCCTCGGGGGCGTGCGCCCAGAAGTCCCAGACGTTGTCCGGCTCCTGCCTGCCCGTGAACGGGTCGCGCTTCTGGGAGTGGATGAAGTCGGGGAACTTGATCGGGTCCTTGATGAAGAACACCGGGGTGTTGTTGCCGACGAGGTCGTAGTTGCCCTCTTCGGTGTAGAACTTCAGCGCGAAGCCGCGCGGGTCACGGACCGCGTCCGCGCCGCCGAGCGAGTCGGCGACGGTGGAGAAGCGGATGAACGTCTCCGTACGCCTGCCGACCGCGGAGAGGAAGTCAGCCCTGGTGAAGCCGGTGACATCGTCGGTGACCTCGAAGTAGCCGTACGCGCCGCTGCCGCGGGCGTGTACGACGCGCTCCGGGATGCGCTCCCGGTTGAAGCGGGCGAGCTTCTCCAGCAGGTGCTGGTCCTGGAGGAGGAGCGGGCCACCGACGCCGGCGGTGGCTGAGTTCTGATTGTCGGCGACCGGGGCGCCTGACTCGGTCGTAAGCACACGCTGCGTCATGGTGGCGGGTTTGACCTTCCGTGCTGGAGCTGCTGACGGCTCCAGGAGCGTAAATTCATGGAGAATGAAACGTCAACAGTTTGTTGAAAGCGAAGTCTGTGGTTCCGGACGGCGGCAGCGCCTGGGCGCGACAGGACAAGTGTCAGCGCTGCCGCCGCCCGGAGATCAGGGGTGAGGCGAATGAGCCTCGGGTGCTCAGACCTGCGAGCCGGAGAGGCGCTCCACGGAGCGCAGCAGAGCGGAGTGGTCCAGGCCGCCGTCGCCCTGCGCACGCAGCGAGGCGACCAGCTGGGCGACGACCGAGCCGACGGGCAGCGCGGCGCCGACGTTGCGGGCGGCGTCGGTGACGATGCCCATGTCCTTGTGATGCAGGTCGATCCGGAAGCCCGGGGCGAAGTCCCGCTTGAGGAAGTTGTCCTTCTTGCGGGTCAGCACGGTCGAGCCGGCCAGACCGCCGTTGAGCACGTCGAGCGCCGCGGCCAGGTCCACACCGGACTTCTCCAGGAAGACCACGGCCTCGGCGCAGGCCTGGATGTTGACCGCGACGATCAGCTGGTTGGCGGCCTTCACCGTCTGGCCGGAGCCGTGCGGGCCGCACAGGACGATGGTCTTGCCGAGAGCCTCGAGAATCGCCGAGGCGCTGTCGAAGTCGGCCTGCTCGCCGCCGACCATGATGGACAGTACGGCCTCGATCGCGCCGGCCTCGCCGCCGGAGACCGGGGCGTCCAGCACACGGATGCCCTTCTCCTTGGCGTTCTTCGCCAGGTCCACCGAGGTCTGCGGGGTGATCGAGGACATGTCGATCAGCAGCGCACCCGGCTTGGCGTTCTCCAGGATGCCGTCGGGGCCGTAGGAGATGGCCTCGACCTGCGGGGAGGCGGGCACCATCGTGATGACCACATCGGCGTCCGAGACGGCCGCGGCGATCGAGGCCGCGGCGGTGCCGCCGGCCGCGGTCAGGCGGTCCAGCTTGTCCTGCTCCAGCGTGAAGCCGGTGACGGAGTAGCCCGCCTTCAGCAGGTTCTCGGACATCGGGGAGCCCATGATGCCGAGGCCGATCCAGGCAATCTTGGGAAGGTTGCTGCTCATGAGGGTGCCTCTCTCAAACACTTTGGTACGTCGGGGAGTTCAGCGGGCCGCGCGGGCCTCGGCGGGCAGCCAGTCGAAGGACTCGGCGCTCGGGCGGTCGCCTGCCTTGTACTCCAGGCCGACCCAGCCCTCGTACCCGGCCTTCGTCAGCTCGTCGAGGAGCTGCTCCAGCGGGAGCGAGCCGGTGCCGGGGGCGCCCCGGCCGGGGTTGTCGGCGATCTGCACGTGGCCGGTCCTGTCGGCGTACGCCGCGATGACCTCGCTGACGTCCTCGCCGTTCATCGACAGGTGGTAGATGTCGAGCAGGAACGTGGCGTTGCCAAGACCTGTCGCCGCGTTGACCTTGTCGACGACCTCGATCGCGGCCGGGGCGCTCACCAGCGGGTAGAGCGGGGACTCCGGCTTGTTGAGGGTCTCGACCAGCAGGATCGCTCCGACCCGGTCGGCCGCGCGGGCGGCCAGGACGAGGTTCTCCAGGGCGAGGGCGTCCTGGATCTGCGGGTCGACGCCGTCGACGCGGTTGCCGTACAGCGCGTTGAGCGCCTTGCAGCCCACCGAGGCGGCGAAGTCCGCGGCCACGTCGATGTTGGCGCGGAAGCGGTCGGACTCCTCGCCGGGCACGGAGAGTGCGCCGCGGTCGGGGCCCGGCAGCTGACCGGCGTAGAAGTTCAGTCCCACCAGCTGGGTGCCGGCGTCGTCGAGCGCCTTCTTGAGGGCGTCGAGCTCGGCCTGCGGCGGGGTGGGGGTCTCGATCCAGGGCCACCACAGCTCGACCGCCGTGAAGCCCGCCGCGGCCGCGGCCGCAGGGCGCTCCAGGAGCGGGAGTTCCGTGAAGAGGATCGAAAGGTTGACATCGAAGCGCTGGTCCGTGCCGCGCTTGTCCCGAAGAAGAGGGGCCATGAGAGAGATGCGCTCCTTCCGTATTGCGGAAGTTAGTTTCTGCTTAATGGAAGATTGCCTGGGGTGGGGAAGGGCTGTCAAGTGCCGCCACAAAAAAAGGGCCTCCCGGGCGGGGAGACGGAAGACCTGTTCAGGCTTCTGTCGTCCCAGCTCGGGAGGCCACTCAGGGGAGTCCGGACGGGCTGACGGGCAGGTACGGGCTGACGGGCTCGTAGGGGCTACAGCGCGTCCACGGCGCTCACCTTCCAGCCCCCGGACGTGAGCGTGAGGGTCATCCGCACCCGGTTCAGGTCGACACGTGGCGCCGAGACCTGGGTGCTCCTGGTGACCTGGTTGACGAAGAGCAGGACGACGGCCCTGTCCGGCGAGGCCGACACCACCGAGGCCGCCGGGGCGCCACCGACCGGCGGCTTCACCACCGTCGCCCTGACCACTCCGTGGTACTTCCCGGCGGTCGGTGCCACCACCGTCGTGGTCGTTTTCCGGTACTCGTCACGGAAGGAACCGGTGAGATGGCCGCGCGCCGCGGCGAAGTCCCGGTCCAGATGCCGGTAGTCGTACGACAGGACGGCGGGCGCCGCCTTCTGCGCGGCCGCCAGTGCCTGCACCCGCGCACGGTCCGCCCTGCGGCCGTCCCCGTACTCCCGCCCGAGCACCGCCACCACGACCAGCCCGGCCACGACCACGAGGGCGAGCACGGCACTGACCAGAGCCCGCCGCCGCCCGCGTACTGCGCCGCGCACCGGGTCGTCGGCGTGCAGGACGGGGCCGGCGTGCTGATCGTCCCGCTGCCGCCCCTGGCTCGCGTCGTCCGGTGCCTCCAGCCGCACCGTGTCCGGCTCCCTCAGGTCCGTTGCCGCGCCCGTCCTCGAACTCGCCACGGCACCGCCCCCGGCCACGCGGACCGGTGTGCCCGGTCCGGGCCCGACCCGTTCCGTACGCCTGGCCGCCGCGCGGGCGGCCGCGGCCATCGAGCGGCGGGCGGGAGATGCGACGCCGGAGCCTCGTCCAGTCACGTTCGCCACGGTCTTGCTCCTCACTGCTGGTGTTACGGGTGTGTGTGCGGGGCGCGCGGTCAGCCGACGAACTCGACGTTGGACGTGAGCCAGCGACCGCTTTCGTGTACGAGGTCGAGCTGGAGCCGGTAGGTGCGGGCCTGCCCCTCGGGGGCGGCGGCATTGATCACCTTGCTGTCGGCGACCACCAGGACACGGGCGGTGCGCTCGTCGGCCCGGGTGATGCCCGCTTCGAGCACCTGTCCCTCGGAGACCGACCTGTTCGCGGTCACCAGCTTCGTCAGTTCCGCGGTCTGCGCCGCGAACTGCTCCTTGAAGTCGCCGGTGGCACCCTTCAGTACGGTCTTGCTGTCCCGCTCGTAGTGCCGGTAGTCGAGCGAGGTGAAGTTCAGCGCCGACTGGCGGGCCGCGGCCAGGATGTCCTGGTGCCGCTGCCCCTCCGTGCGCTGCTCGTACACCAGCACGCTCAGCCACACGGACAGGGCGGTTGTCACGACGGTTGCCGCGGCAAGCGACGCGGGCAGCGCCCTGCCGCGACGGGCGGCGTCCATCAGC includes:
- a CDS encoding LysE family translocator, with translation MVSTDRLLAFAAISLLVIVIPGPSVLFVIGRALAHGRRTALATAFGNLLGSYVLVVAVALGVGTLVERSAAVFLAVKLAGAAYLVHLGVQAFRHRKDMKVSDMAAPSGRPRGDLRTVVDGVLVGVTNPKGIVFFAAVLPQFVDHSAGRLPAQMLVLGLVPICIGMVTDTLWGLGAAAARTWFARSERRLSMVGGAGGCAMIGLGVTVAATGRAD
- a CDS encoding AMP-binding protein, which produces MTLSYAHGTGATALLGDTIGRNLDRAIAAYPDREALVDVPAGTRWTYARFGAAVDRLARAFLAGGVAKGDRVGIWAVNCAEWVLVQYATARIGAIMVNINPAYRAHELQYVLNQAGISLLVASQRHKTSDYRALVEQVRGDCPGLRAVHYIQDASWDTLLDAAATVSDEQLAAREAELSCDDPVNIQYTSGTTGFPKGATLSHHNILNNGYFVGEMIAYTEQDRICLPVPFYHCFGMVMGNLAATSHGACIVIPAPSFDPVATLQAVQQERCTSLYGVPTMFIAELNLADFATYDLASLRTGIMAGSPCPVEVMKRVVAEMHMEEVSICYGMTETSPVSTQTRREDDLERRTGTVGRVLPHIEVKVVDPATGVTVERGAVGELCTRGYSVMLGYWDEPEKTAEAVDAGRWMHTGDLAVVREDGYVQIVGRIKDMIIRGGENVYPREIEEFLYGHPKIADVQVVGVPDERYGEEILACVIPRDPSDPPTLEEISAYCREQLAHYKVPRRLEILGDFPMTVSGKVRKIELRERYAGSAPVASD
- the gcl gene encoding glyoxylate carboligase — its product is MPRMTAARAAVEILKREGVTNAFGVPGAAINPFYKALQEGGGIDHTLARHVEGASHMAEGYTRANPGNIGVCIGTSGPAGTDMITGLYSAIGDSIPILCITGQAPTAVIHKEDFQAVDIASIAKPVTKAATTVLEAAQVPGVFQQAFHLMRSGRPGPVLIDLPIDVQLTEIEFDPETYAPLPVYKPAATRAQVEKAVKLLNASERPLIVAGGGIINADAAGLLVEFAELTGTPVIPTLMGWGIIADDHELNAGMVGLQTSHRYGNATFLESDFVLGIGNRWANRHTGGLDVYTKGRTFVHVDIEPTQIGKIFAPDYGIASDAKAALELFIEVARELKAAGQLPDRGEWAASAQERKATLHRRTHFDNVPMKPQRVYEEMNKAFGPETRYVTTIGLSQIAGAQMLHVYKPRHWINCGQAGPLGWTIPAALGVATADPETPVVALSGDYDFQFMLEELAVGAQHRIPYIHVLVNNAYLGLIRQAQRNLDINFQVNLEFENINSPELGVYGVDHVKVVEGLGCKAIRVTEPDQLLPAFEEAKKLAAEFRVPVVVEAILERVTNISMGVQIDGVNEWEDLATEPGHAPTAIRPITA
- a CDS encoding catalase is translated as MTQRVLTTESGAPVADNQNSATAGVGGPLLLQDQHLLEKLARFNRERIPERVVHARGSGAYGYFEVTDDVTGFTRADFLSAVGRRTETFIRFSTVADSLGGADAVRDPRGFALKFYTEEGNYDLVGNNTPVFFIKDPIKFPDFIHSQKRDPFTGRQEPDNVWDFWAHAPEATHQVTWLMGDRGIPASYRHMNGYGSHTYQWTNAQGEAFFVKYHFKTNQGVRSLSGEQAAELVGQDANSHQTDLLQAIERGVNPSWTLYVQLMPAAEAADYRFNPFDLTKVWPHADYPLQRVGRLVLDRNPDNVFAEVEQAAFSPNNFVPGIGPSPDKMLQGRLFAYADAHRYRLGVNHTLLPVNAPKATVAENYGRDGAMALRNGSRHDKNYEPNSYQGPAQTDAALAAPLAVQGWTGTHAAPAHVKDDDFFQAGELYRLMSDEEKSRLIANIAGGLSQVTRDDVIEKNLAHFHAADAEYGKRVEEAVRALRED
- a CDS encoding 2-hydroxy-3-oxopropionate reductase, whose amino-acid sequence is MSSNLPKIAWIGLGIMGSPMSENLLKAGYSVTGFTLEQDKLDRLTAAGGTAAASIAAAVSDADVVITMVPASPQVEAISYGPDGILENAKPGALLIDMSSITPQTSVDLAKNAKEKGIRVLDAPVSGGEAGAIEAVLSIMVGGEQADFDSASAILEALGKTIVLCGPHGSGQTVKAANQLIVAVNIQACAEAVVFLEKSGVDLAAALDVLNGGLAGSTVLTRKKDNFLKRDFAPGFRIDLHHKDMGIVTDAARNVGAALPVGSVVAQLVASLRAQGDGGLDHSALLRSVERLSGSQV
- a CDS encoding TIM barrel protein encodes the protein MAPLLRDKRGTDQRFDVNLSILFTELPLLERPAAAAAAGFTAVELWWPWIETPTPPQAELDALKKALDDAGTQLVGLNFYAGQLPGPDRGALSVPGEESDRFRANIDVAADFAASVGCKALNALYGNRVDGVDPQIQDALALENLVLAARAADRVGAILLVETLNKPESPLYPLVSAPAAIEVVDKVNAATGLGNATFLLDIYHLSMNGEDVSEVIAAYADRTGHVQIADNPGRGAPGTGSLPLEQLLDELTKAGYEGWVGLEYKAGDRPSAESFDWLPAEARAAR